One Glycine max cultivar Williams 82 chromosome 6, Glycine_max_v4.0, whole genome shotgun sequence DNA segment encodes these proteins:
- the LOC100817371 gene encoding COP9 signalosome complex subunit 5a isoform X2, which yields MQGKEMEGLSSSSAIAQKTWELENNIIPMDTPGGAATSSTATTTTNADDSIFYYDEAGQNEFQRDKPWANDPHYFKRVKISALALLKMVVHARSGGTIEVMGLMQGKTDADAIIVMDAFALPVEGTETRVNAQADAYEYMVDYSQTNKQAGRLENVVGWYHSHPGYGCWLSGIDVSTQMLNQQFQEPFLAVVIDPTRTVSAGKVEIGAFRTYPEGYKPPDEPISEYQTIPLNKIEDFGVHCKQYYALDITYFKSSLDSHLLDLLWNKYWVNTLSSSPLLGNGDYVAGQISDLAEKLEQAENQLAHSRFGPLIAPTPRKKEEESPLAKITRDSAKITVEQVHGLMSQVIKDILFNSVHQANRTRTEPSGPEPMIES from the exons ATGCAAGGCAAAGAAATGGAAGGGTTGTCGTCTTCATCGGCGATCGCGCAGAAAACATGGGAACTCGAGAACAACATCATCCCGATGGACACTCCGGGCGGCGCCGCTACCTCCTCCACCGCTACCACCACGACCAACGCCGACGACTCGATCTTCTACTACGACGAGGCGGGGCAGAACGAGTTCCAGCGCGACAAGCCCTGGGCCAACGACCCCCACTACTTCAAGCGCGTGAAGATCTCCGCACTCGCGCTCCTCAAGATGGTCGTCCACGCGCGCTCCGGCGGCACCATCGAGGTCATGGGCCTCATGCAGGGCAAGACCGACGCCGACGCCATCATCGTCATGGACGCCTTCGCCCTCCCAGTCGAAGGCACCGAGACTCGCGTCAATGCCCAGGCCGATGCCTACGAGTACATGGTCGATTATTCCCAGACCAACAAACAG gcTGGGCGGTTGGAGAATGTTGTGGGATGGTATCACTCTCATCCTGGTTACGGTTGCTGGCTGTCGGGGATCGATGTTTCGACGCAGATGCTGAATCAGCAGTTTCAAGAGCCGTTTCTAGCGGTTGTGATTGACCCGACGAGGACTGTTTCGGCGGGGAAGGTTGAGATTGGGGCTTTCAGGACTTATCCTGAAGGGTATAAGCCTCCGGATGAGCCTATTTCTGAGTACCAGACTATTCCTCTCAATAAGATTGAGGATTTTGGTGTTCACTGTAAACag TATTATGCCTTGGATATTACTTACTTTAAGTCCTCTCTTGATTCACACCTCTTGGACCTGCTGTGGAACAAGTATTGGGTGAATACACTGTCGTCTTCTCCTCTGTTGGGCAATGGAGATTATGTTGCTGGACAAATCTCTGATTTAG CTGAGAAGCTAGAACAGGCAGAGAATCAGTTGGCACACTCACGCTTTGGGCCACTAATAGCACCCACGCCTAGAAAGAAAGAG GAGGAATCTCCACTTGCTAAGATTACTCGTGACAGCGCAAAAATAACTGTGGAGCAAGTGCATGGTCTAATGTCGCAG GTCATCAAGGACATTCTGTTTAACTCCGTTCATCAAGCAAACAGAACTCGCACAGAACCATCTGGTCCCGAACCAATGATTGAAAGTTGA
- the LOC102665489 gene encoding uncharacterized protein: MVVTAAAIFSVTLRERAFVSIQWREVKGRRKRGSSSSRSTCLTRAEYRSRSQRVSTFSPLARRLNCADSLKEADTKMDFSSFDDDQGMEMDDDMEVEDGEADEVQSEFKDKILGVLKEGDFAEKRSSKLTLQEFLYCLTKLAYTSPYFRWSIFLIVYSLFKSTPFFQIRLSLFGSFLREWDQINC; the protein is encoded by the exons ATGGTGGTTACTGCAGCCGCAATCTTCTCTG TGACTTTGCGGGAACGTGCGTTTGTTTCAATTCAATGGCGGGAGGTAAAGGGAAGAAGGAAAAGGGGAAGCTCCAGCAGCCGAAGCACATGCCTTACCAGGGCGGAATATCGTTCCAGAAGTCAAAGGGTCAGCACATTCTCACCCCTTGCTCGTCGACTCAATTGTGCAGATTCACTGAAGGAAGCAGATACTAAAATGGACTTCtctagttttgatgatgatcaaggTATGGAGATGGATGATGACATGGAAGTTGAGGATGGGGAAGCAGATGAGGTGCAATCTGAATTCAAGGACAAGATTTTGGGTGTTTTGAAAGAGGGAGATTTTGCAGAGAAGAGGTCGTCCAAGCTCACATTGCAGGAATTCCTATACTGTTTAACAAAGCTGGCATACACTTCTCCTTATTTTAGATGGTCAATTTTCTTGATAGTTTATTCCCTGTTTAAATCTACACCATTCTTTCAAATTAGGCTTTCATTATTTGGCAGTTTTCTAAGAGAGTGGGATCAGATAAACTGTTAA
- the LOC547525 gene encoding plasma membrane ATPase 4, with product MGGISLEEIKNENVDLEKIPVEEVFESLKCSRAGLTSDEGASRLQVFGPNKLEEKKESKLLKFLGFMWNPLSWVMEAAAIMAIALANGGGRPPDWQDFVGIIALLFINSTISFIEENNAGNAAAALMAGLAPKTKVLRDGRWTEQDAAILVPGDIISIKLGDIIPADARLLEGDALSVDQSALTGESLPVTKNPSEEVFSGSTVKKGEIEAVVIATGVHTFFGKAAHLVDSTNQVGHFQKVLTAIGNFCICSIAVGIIIELIVMYPIQHRKYRDGIDNLLVLLIGGIPIAMPTVLSVTMAIGSHRLSQQGAITKRMTAIEEMAGMDVLCSDKTGTLTLNKLSVDKNLIEVFAKGVEKDYVILLAARASRTENQDAIDAAIVGMLADPKEARAGIREVHFLPFNPVDKRTALTYIDSDGNWHRSSKGAPEQILNLCNCKEDVRKRVHGTIDKFAERGLRSLGVARQEVPEKNKDSPGAPWQFVGLLPLFDPPRHDSAETITRALNLGVNVKMITGDQLAIAKETGRRLGMGTNMYPSSSLLGQSKDAAVSAVPVDELIEKADGFAGVFPEHKYEIVKRLQERKHICGMTGDGVNDAPALKKADIGIAVADATDAARSASDIVLTEPGLSVIISAVLTSRAIFQRMKNYTIYAVSITIRIVFGFMFIALIWKFDFAPFMVLIIAILNDGTIMTISKDRVKPSPMPDSWKLREIFATGVVLGAYMALMTVVFFWLMKDTDFFSDKFGVRSIRNSPGEMMAALYLQVSIISQALIFVTRSRSWSYVERPGLLLLSAFMIAQLVATFLAVYANWGFARIQGMGWGWAGVIWLYSLVTYIPLDILKFAIRYVLSGKAWDNLLENKTAFTTKKDYGKEEREAQWATAQRTLHGLQPPETTNLFNDKNSYRELSEIAEQAKRRAEVARLRELHTLKGHVESVVKLKGLDIDTIQQHYTV from the exons ATGGGCGGTATCAGCCTTGAGGAAATCAAAAACGAAAACGTCGATCtg GAAAAAATTCCAGTAGAGGAAGTGTTTGAGTCGCTGAAATGTTCAAGAGCAGGTTTAACATCAGACGAAGGAGCCAGCCGGCTTCAAGTTTTTGGACCAAACAAATTGGAAGAGAAAAAg GAGAGCAAACTTTTGAAGTTTCTGGGTTTCATGTGGAACCCCTTATCATGGGTCATGGAAGCTGCTGCTATAATGGCCATTGCTTTGGCTAATGGTGGAGGAAGGCCTCCGGATTGGCAAGATTTTGTTGGTATCATTGCTCTATTGTTCATTAACTCCACAATCAGTTTCATAGAAGAAAACAATGCTGGTAATGCTGCTGCTGCACTCATGGCTGGTTTGGCTCCCAAGACCAAG GTTCTTAGAGATGGGAGATGGACTGAGCAAGATGCTGCAATTTTGGTCCCGGGAGACATAATCAGCATCAAACTGGGAGATATCATCCCTGCTGATGCCCGTCTTCTGGAGGGTGATGCTCtgagtgttgatcagtctgctCTGACTGGTGAATCTCTTCCAGTGACAAAGAATCCCTCTGAAGAAGTGTTTTCTGGATCAACCGTTAAGAAGGGTGAGATAGAAGCAGTGGTGATTGCCACTGGAGTGCACACCTTTTTTGGCAAAGCTGCTCATCTGGTTGATAGCACCAACCAAGTTGGTCACTTCCAGAAAGTGCTTACAGCAATTGGTAACTTCTGCATTTGCTCCATCGCGGTTGGAATAATCATTGAGCTCATAGTCATGTACCCAATACAGCACCGCAAGTACAGAGATGGGATTGACAATCTGTTGGTTCTCTTGATTGGAGGAATTCCAATTGCCATGCCAACTGTTCTGTCTGTCACTATGGCTATTGGTTCGCACAGGCTTTCGCAGCAAGGCGCTATTACGAAACGTATGACAGCTATTGAGGAAATGGCAGGAATGGATGTCCTCTGCAGTGACAAAACTGGAACTCTGACCCTGAATAAGCTCAGTGTTGATAAAAACCTGATTGAGGTTTTTGCCAAGGGTGTTGAGAAGGACTATGTTATCCTTCTTGCAGCAAGGGCTTCTAGGACTGAGAATCAGGATGCTATAGATGCTGCAATAGTTGGGATGCTTGCTGATCCAAAGGAG GCACGAGCTGGTATCAGGGAGGTCCACTTTCTTCCATTCAATCCTGTGGACAAGAGGACTGCTCTAACTTACATTGATTCTGATGGAAATTGGCATCGATCTAGCAAAGGAGCTCCCGAGCAG ATATTGAACCTCTGCAACTGCAAAGAGGATGTAAGGAAAAGGGTTCATGGAACGATTGACAAGTTTGCTGAGCGTGGACTCCGTTCTTTAGGTGTTGCTAGACAG GAAGTACCTGAGAAAAACAAGGATAGTCCTGGTGCACCATGGCAATTTGTTGGTCTGCTACCACTTTTTGATCCTCCAAGGCATGACAGTGCGGAAACCATCACAAGAGCTCTAAACCTTGGTGTGAATGTTAAGATGATCACCG GTGATCAGCTTGCCATTGCCAAAGAAACTGGCCGAAGGCTTGGGATGGGAACAAACATGTACCCATCTTCTTCATTGCTTGGTCAAAGCAAGGATGCTGCTGTTTCAGCAGTTCCAGTTGATGAATTGATTGAGAAGGCTGATGGATTTGCTGGAGTATTTCCTG AACACAAATATGAAATTGTGAAGAGGCTGCAAGAGAGGAAGCATATTTGTGGAATGACAGGTGATGGTGTCAACGATGCTCCTGCATTAAAGAAAGCAGACATTGGAATTGCTGTTGCTGACGCTACAGATGCTGCTAGAAGTGCTTCGGACATTGTCCTCACTGAACCTGGTCTGAGTGTCATTATTAGTGCAGTGCTCACCAGCAGGGCAATTTTCCAAAGGATGAAGAATTATACT ATCTATGCTGTGTCAATCACCATTCGTATAGTG TTTGGTTTCATGTTTATTGCATTGatttggaaatttgattttgcACCCTTCATGGTGTTGATTATTGCCATACTAAACGATG GTACCATCATGACAATATCCAAGGATCGAGTGAAACCATCTCCAATGCCAGACAGCTGGAAGCTGAGGGAGATATTTGCCACTGGTGTTGTGCTAGGAGCTTACATGGCACTAATGACAGTAGTATTTTTCTGGCTCATGAAGGATACCGACTTCTTCTcg GACAAGTTCGGTGTGAGGTCTATAAGGAACAGCCCCGGAGAAATGATGGCAGCCCTGTACCTACAAGTCAGTATTATAAGTCAAGCACTAATTTTTGTGACAAGGTCCCGCAGCTGGTCCTATGTTGAAAGACCTGGTCTTCTCCTACTGAGTGCTTTTATGATTGCACAACTG GTGGCAACTTTTCTGGCAGTGTATGCTAACTGGGGCTTCGCAAGAATTCAGGGAATGGGATGGGGTTGGGCTGGTGTAATCTGGCTCTACAGTTTAGTCACATATATCCCTCTTGATATACTCAAATTTGCAATCCGCTACGTCCTGAGTGGGAAGGCTTGGGATAATCTTTTGGAGAACAAG ACTGCCTTCACTACAAAGAAAGACTATGgcaaagaagagagagaagcaCAGTGGGCAACTGCTCAGAGGACTCTTCATGGTCTTCAGCCACCTGAAACAACCAACCTTTTCAATGACAAGAACAGTTACAGGGAGCTTTCAGAGATTGCTGAGCAAGCTAAGAGACGTGCCGAGGTTGCAAG GCTCAGGGAGCTTCATACTCTGAAAGGACATGTTGAATCAGTAGTGAAGCTGAAGGGACTTGACATTGATACAATCCAACAGCATTATACAGTTTAA
- the LOC100817371 gene encoding COP9 signalosome complex subunit 5a isoform X1, with the protein MQGKEMEGLSSSSAIAQKTWELENNIIPMDTPGGAATSSTATTTTNADDSIFYYDEAGQNEFQRDKPWANDPHYFKRVKISALALLKMVVHARSGGTIEVMGLMQGKTDADAIIVMDAFALPVEGTETRVNAQADAYEYMVDYSQTNKQAGRLENVVGWYHSHPGYGCWLSGIDVSTQMLNQQFQEPFLAVVIDPTRTVSAGKVEIGAFRTYPEGYKPPDEPISEYQTIPLNKIEDFGVHCKQVFFSFFFSNIYIQLPWFIFIYLFFFFDFTCVILQYYALDITYFKSSLDSHLLDLLWNKYWVNTLSSSPLLGNGDYVAGQISDLAEKLEQAENQLAHSRFGPLIAPTPRKKEEESPLAKITRDSAKITVEQVHGLMSQVIKDILFNSVHQANRTRTEPSGPEPMIES; encoded by the exons ATGCAAGGCAAAGAAATGGAAGGGTTGTCGTCTTCATCGGCGATCGCGCAGAAAACATGGGAACTCGAGAACAACATCATCCCGATGGACACTCCGGGCGGCGCCGCTACCTCCTCCACCGCTACCACCACGACCAACGCCGACGACTCGATCTTCTACTACGACGAGGCGGGGCAGAACGAGTTCCAGCGCGACAAGCCCTGGGCCAACGACCCCCACTACTTCAAGCGCGTGAAGATCTCCGCACTCGCGCTCCTCAAGATGGTCGTCCACGCGCGCTCCGGCGGCACCATCGAGGTCATGGGCCTCATGCAGGGCAAGACCGACGCCGACGCCATCATCGTCATGGACGCCTTCGCCCTCCCAGTCGAAGGCACCGAGACTCGCGTCAATGCCCAGGCCGATGCCTACGAGTACATGGTCGATTATTCCCAGACCAACAAACAG gcTGGGCGGTTGGAGAATGTTGTGGGATGGTATCACTCTCATCCTGGTTACGGTTGCTGGCTGTCGGGGATCGATGTTTCGACGCAGATGCTGAATCAGCAGTTTCAAGAGCCGTTTCTAGCGGTTGTGATTGACCCGACGAGGACTGTTTCGGCGGGGAAGGTTGAGATTGGGGCTTTCAGGACTTATCCTGAAGGGTATAAGCCTCCGGATGAGCCTATTTCTGAGTACCAGACTATTCCTCTCAATAAGATTGAGGATTTTGGTGTTCACTGTAAACaggtctttttttcttttttcttttccaatatTTATATACAATTACCCtggttcatttttatttatttgtttttttttttcgatttcaCTTGTGTGATTTTGCAGTATTATGCCTTGGATATTACTTACTTTAAGTCCTCTCTTGATTCACACCTCTTGGACCTGCTGTGGAACAAGTATTGGGTGAATACACTGTCGTCTTCTCCTCTGTTGGGCAATGGAGATTATGTTGCTGGACAAATCTCTGATTTAG CTGAGAAGCTAGAACAGGCAGAGAATCAGTTGGCACACTCACGCTTTGGGCCACTAATAGCACCCACGCCTAGAAAGAAAGAG GAGGAATCTCCACTTGCTAAGATTACTCGTGACAGCGCAAAAATAACTGTGGAGCAAGTGCATGGTCTAATGTCGCAG GTCATCAAGGACATTCTGTTTAACTCCGTTCATCAAGCAAACAGAACTCGCACAGAACCATCTGGTCCCGAACCAATGATTGAAAGTTGA
- the LOC100818803 gene encoding uncharacterized protein isoform X1, with protein MESDVEESMRKRPRKYPFSADSSSRKQFEQYSGRTFAIMGEVNFMQDDDNRLEITRTKFGSLLKRHGDLTERLARDSDKIIFERLQKEFEAARASQTEEICLDGEEWNDGLLATIRERVHMEADRKAMQGDADILACPLEKITYKIGNKVICCLEGARIGVQYETSFAGEPCEFYHCVLESKSFLEKMTVLEHTVPFFLPIREIENDLHSSNAMKLIDHVGDLLQAFVDRREQVRLIKELYGNQIRELYHSLPYHMVEFVLDDSDCKVTVSLRYADLISVLPTRISVLAWPMFNKNTMSRKEDGLSGSHSSPIRLTYAEDALRTMSLPEAYAEIVLNLPQAIRQTYHQKATA; from the exons ATGGAGAGCGATGTTGAAGAATCTATGCGGAAGAGGCCCAGAAAATATCCTTTCTCCGCCGATTCATCCTCTCGCaag CAATTTGAACAATATTCTGGACGGACATTTGCAATTATGGGGGAAGTG AATTTTATGCAAGATGATGATAATCGTTTGGAGATTACCCGAACTAAAT TTGGAAGTTTGCTTAAAAGACATGGAGATTTGACAGAGCGGCTTGCTAG GGATTCTGACAAGATAATATTTGAGCGTCTACAGAAGGAGTTTGAAGCTGCACGAGCTTCTCAAACTGAAG agatATGTTTAGACGGGGAAGAGTGGAATGATGGTCTACTAGCTACAATAAGAGAGCGG GTGCATATGGAGGCGGACAGAAAAGCAATGCAAGGGGATGCGGACATATTAGCATGTCCCCtggaaaaaattacatataaaattgGAAACAAG GTAATTTGCTGTTTGGAAGGGGCAAGAATCGGCGTACAATATGAGACATCGTTTGCTG GTGAACCTTGTGAGTTTTACCATTGTGTGCTGGAAAGCAAGTCATTTCTTGAAAAGATGACTGTCCTTGAACACACAGTTCCATTTTTCCTGCCAATAcgagaaatagaaaatgatctCCATTCATCCAATGCAATG AAACTCATAGATCATGTTGGAGATCTATTGCAGGCTTTTGTGGATAGACGGGAACAG GTCAGACTTATAAAGGAGCTGTATGGAAATCAGATTAGAGAGCTGTATCATAGCCTTCCCTACCATATGGTCGAATTTGTATTAGATGATTCTGATTG CAAGGTGACAGTCAGCCTTAGATATGCAGATCTCATTTCGGTGCTTCCAACTCGAATTTCAGTGCTAGCCTGGCCTATGTTCAATAAAAATACTATGAGTAGGAAGGAAGATGGACTCTCGGGAAGTCATTCTTCCCCAATTCGCCTAACATATGCAGAAGATGCCTTACGAACCATGAGTTTACCCGAAG CATATGCAGAGATTGTATTAAACTTACCACAGGCGATTCGGCAGACGTATCATCAAAAAGCCACCGCTTAG
- the LOC100818803 gene encoding uncharacterized protein isoform X2, which translates to MLMASVFSSQFEQYSGRTFAIMGEVNFMQDDDNRLEITRTKFGSLLKRHGDLTERLARDSDKIIFERLQKEFEAARASQTEEICLDGEEWNDGLLATIRERVHMEADRKAMQGDADILACPLEKITYKIGNKVICCLEGARIGVQYETSFAGEPCEFYHCVLESKSFLEKMTVLEHTVPFFLPIREIENDLHSSNAMKLIDHVGDLLQAFVDRREQVRLIKELYGNQIRELYHSLPYHMVEFVLDDSDCKVTVSLRYADLISVLPTRISVLAWPMFNKNTMSRKEDGLSGSHSSPIRLTYAEDALRTMSLPEAYAEIVLNLPQAIRQTYHQKATA; encoded by the exons ATGCTGATGGCTTCAGTTTTTTCAAGT CAATTTGAACAATATTCTGGACGGACATTTGCAATTATGGGGGAAGTG AATTTTATGCAAGATGATGATAATCGTTTGGAGATTACCCGAACTAAAT TTGGAAGTTTGCTTAAAAGACATGGAGATTTGACAGAGCGGCTTGCTAG GGATTCTGACAAGATAATATTTGAGCGTCTACAGAAGGAGTTTGAAGCTGCACGAGCTTCTCAAACTGAAG agatATGTTTAGACGGGGAAGAGTGGAATGATGGTCTACTAGCTACAATAAGAGAGCGG GTGCATATGGAGGCGGACAGAAAAGCAATGCAAGGGGATGCGGACATATTAGCATGTCCCCtggaaaaaattacatataaaattgGAAACAAG GTAATTTGCTGTTTGGAAGGGGCAAGAATCGGCGTACAATATGAGACATCGTTTGCTG GTGAACCTTGTGAGTTTTACCATTGTGTGCTGGAAAGCAAGTCATTTCTTGAAAAGATGACTGTCCTTGAACACACAGTTCCATTTTTCCTGCCAATAcgagaaatagaaaatgatctCCATTCATCCAATGCAATG AAACTCATAGATCATGTTGGAGATCTATTGCAGGCTTTTGTGGATAGACGGGAACAG GTCAGACTTATAAAGGAGCTGTATGGAAATCAGATTAGAGAGCTGTATCATAGCCTTCCCTACCATATGGTCGAATTTGTATTAGATGATTCTGATTG CAAGGTGACAGTCAGCCTTAGATATGCAGATCTCATTTCGGTGCTTCCAACTCGAATTTCAGTGCTAGCCTGGCCTATGTTCAATAAAAATACTATGAGTAGGAAGGAAGATGGACTCTCGGGAAGTCATTCTTCCCCAATTCGCCTAACATATGCAGAAGATGCCTTACGAACCATGAGTTTACCCGAAG CATATGCAGAGATTGTATTAAACTTACCACAGGCGATTCGGCAGACGTATCATCAAAAAGCCACCGCTTAG